In Sebaldella termitidis ATCC 33386, one DNA window encodes the following:
- a CDS encoding transglycosylase SLT domain-containing protein, which translates to MKKMILILFFISFFSFSGESEMVAYMKKNNSRLSEKEAKDIYKNVVRYSTEYDFDPILVFSVMKTESNFRHSTVSTAGAKGLMQLMPENFEEFKVDNSIRGNIRGGIKHLKRDYDNTQDVTKTLVCYNAGCGRLQNNEWRKIRETRNYVKKINAVYPEIKNIYYVNVENPFASSILANGLAVIGSYKILDSIKNENHTENKEYLYWRESYI; encoded by the coding sequence ATGAAAAAGATGATTCTGATTCTGTTTTTTATAAGTTTTTTCAGTTTTTCAGGCGAATCAGAAATGGTTGCCTATATGAAAAAAAATAATTCCAGATTATCAGAAAAAGAGGCCAAGGATATTTATAAAAATGTAGTCCGTTATTCTACAGAATATGACTTTGACCCGATACTTGTGTTCTCTGTTATGAAAACAGAAAGTAATTTCCGCCATTCCACGGTATCTACAGCAGGTGCAAAAGGACTAATGCAGTTAATGCCTGAAAATTTTGAAGAATTTAAAGTAGATAACAGTATAAGAGGAAATATAAGAGGCGGAATAAAACATTTGAAAAGAGACTACGATAATACACAGGACGTTACCAAGACACTCGTCTGCTATAATGCAGGCTGCGGCAGACTGCAGAATAATGAATGGAGAAAGATCAGGGAAACCAGAAATTATGTAAAAAAAATAAATGCTGTATACCCTGAAATAAAAAATATTTATTATGTAAATGTAGAAAATCCTTTTGCTTCCAGTATACTGGCAAACGGCTTAGCAGTAATAGGGAGCTATAAAATACTGGACAGCATAAAAAATGAAAATCATACAGAAAATAAAGAGTACTTATACTGGAGAGAGTCTTATATATGA
- a CDS encoding autotransporter domain-containing protein, with product MKKNKKLLIPFLALNAILPAYAKGAAVSESVKYDSLYNKMVKNLEQGKPNQKNYQIIEQILKKRNKELKDLYVQGDYIVKPEYLEWQIFASGFYGEKDRGDNNEYNLSYDSEGNLVSSSDQNSSDKKIKDLRTKKYIQIGATIPVKTVADFTINPNVDLTIKDIAPITIVPPVTKIEKAQSISLPNITAPTMTAPGMNLSVSPTVNITPPSVNFSFAAGHNAGAPPGPLAGTTNESVAPKANGILTTADFSKTVLESTNSVWRFYSVSTGAGQSKIIASDVVLTARNEKDGNGYFTFENSPGATMISILGTVTILPNSQTNYVVGDTVDGDARATTYNGGTMNIFAAQTHKTLNAATDTPSGGGAMMYIPTNHTEPNQIIPGVNSNKYLVNGENGTIHIKGFGNYGVMNVDMDHTVRGYGSGAGHINDRFSDPANPGKFIPNANGEVDINIILNQGTVLVEKTQGAGGFDSQYGNVALSAFAQEKPLPTSAVFNNYLGMIFDNTTFMYNDGSIKSVSGNNMLMQHKGSGQMINNGVLDIESGQTIGMIRENIGHRGYTVTTSNTVTSHTIWDAANSRARAVNDGIINIAASAKDVLGMKGMGYDGNGINDNVNSRVLIYNAESKVTVENGDGVLNGIDIDEDGGVSGSHKIDIDRSNVNSYGANMGGLVPNLKETLDESKTVTFTLNSKTYTTKDGVIFVGGKNAAGLYAETKNALRTSGFSGNGINNPNSSALPDASHIDYAKAINNIDGKIFVYASGNASGNYSIGIAGQYASLDNKGDIFLGLLPQAGAITGKGSTVNTEGGVSSAQEQYIGIYGNGSSVYNTGYISDKASSGSKANYSINGIGIFAEKKAIANGSAGYIANNGEIILGTGGKGVAGVGISASDMITLISGGNIEVRSTAANMGVGVYGSYADSDKTDSVISKTGISGNLNILGERAIGVYFKNGKANVHDMNITGTDTVTPDEVDKAFGVAVESSDLKIGNKVKIELKGEDNIGIYGKILTYTDAITSASRSDYIDIALGSGGIGIYLEDITNNSLVKVNNIVTGNSTATRNSGGIALKSTTNRAEINAGNITIGSAEAAGEGFGIFVEGASAQDSKITAGNITVNQKSGIGVFGKNVKEITAGNIKAGKTGVYQESSSTTAGKLSAGSISLIGNEDSMIGVYTNGSSAAVDTEIAGLDMQNAKNDSTGIYIGSGSFKNTGSINIKALDSSFGIYIKGVTGHNTVDFGTGSRTVNLGNDSIGLYLKNSQVSNMITDITIGDTTGAPGTQAGVGMFLEDTAVTGAVNTNIISGNKTVAAYFGANTGNITYNGNVQVGENSLGIYKNGGTLTRDPSKTTIFSGSANTESIGYYLENSVLDYSSNALTAGTLTMNNGIAFLLKGAGSQVTVNGVPITNSDLDKLGLDPKVERFVYSDKQEIITEDVTLDPSVRHYGYHAVNGRIELNGNIYTNNNILGTYGILAQGRYGSGTEEIFISGGKTIDMTNSTGSIGVEVLEGARVKNNGTIKAGKSSSTSSGIGILAESTALLTAEAENTGTGVIEVLDSGIGIYLDSAELGGNILNNGIIRSTENNTLGIYSKLSSSGVVNSVPAATLTNNGDILLKNDSFGIFAENSNINNSGNITVGDTVSGSSVAVYGSKKSIINNTGGTITAGENGLGFYLDNSTLNITGGSFNTGKGILVYAANESSVNYAAGNTVLGDKIGFYLDNSTADFNSKEFTVLDNGVGMYVTNTQAGPVQQSAVKSLGKLILGSNATGIYLKNADLEPVTIGMTNYTLGGAIEINGTNSAAIMGVNSNIENTSNISSSASLNKGIVLKADDSNTYSLKNSSNISLLSDKSIGIYGTTQTGNINIDNTGTINLGNTGSIADASVGIYGTAGVNITNNGTITGGTNTVGLYSNGGTLINNTGITLSHGSVGVYASGGTADINLGSSVTVGDNGAVALYANNGAVLINYSSNISAGTDSVIGYAKDSGTKLDNRAALSIQEEGVGFYTNNGHIINSGTLSSAGNGIIYLYGNNGTIENNGQISGSAHGYGVGIYGSNSDIKNTAAIVLGDSHIPHPNDLSNKDNRFSVGIYGEGSKIDNSSNITVGENGIGIYSYAQSGDITNSGQITSTRDKAIGIFSEVGKNGKIINSGLIDLAGNSVIGVAINKGGTLDNLGTIKVSGTESIAVLAESGSVVNNYNTIDVSGTNSVAVVLKDKSAFINHPGATLILGSGSLGILTDSTSTSNIASGSLSDTSITLPSLASVPIYEPPQIINSGIIKVEGNFEVPYDGVVKVKVDPDSVRELTHAEKVSSGYDLLELENVIMISNAVKYEADSFNVKDVTVTPDFTEGTNALTYKLENVFMPRVSNAGVTSGIASVYSESYTWDAIPVTNADGNVDIWMKKIAYKDLMEGEWYEDFGAAMDEKYAGSTGDAGKIFDKIDRITNGTDFERIMESLGGNIYANINEREDDIARAFENSLSLLQNSHNNTKENVKINVIAGKGKTTEDTPGVTGYNYEMVGVLALREVERTYKHTFGYSLGYVHTDFEFKDGMSSEELVDTLQIGGHSKYKSNDWILRNDLTGRASFHNIDRNINWPSPYGRSEINGSYETYSITSNNTFGRELSIGKNSSVTPYGGLRVMYVTRPDFEEKGLERLEVEGNDAWSVKPKLGVELKTAIPLGSSNAWKIKGALDLGYEYELANLNEREKARLVAIEDGYHKLAEPDDEKGAFRGGVSIGVEVEDRYGIFLTGEYKAGNDKQNDYRAGVTLKAVF from the coding sequence ATGAAAAAAAATAAAAAATTATTAATACCATTTTTGGCGTTAAATGCAATTTTACCGGCTTATGCAAAGGGTGCAGCTGTTTCTGAGTCAGTAAAATATGATAGTCTATATAATAAAATGGTAAAAAATCTGGAACAGGGGAAGCCGAACCAGAAAAATTATCAAATTATAGAGCAGATATTAAAGAAGAGAAATAAAGAGCTGAAAGATTTGTATGTGCAGGGGGACTACATTGTGAAACCGGAGTATCTGGAATGGCAGATATTTGCTTCGGGATTTTATGGTGAAAAAGACAGAGGAGATAATAATGAATATAATCTGAGTTATGACAGCGAAGGAAATCTTGTGTCAAGTTCGGATCAAAACTCATCTGATAAAAAAATAAAAGATTTAAGAACAAAAAAATATATCCAGATAGGAGCTACAATTCCGGTAAAAACTGTTGCTGATTTTACAATTAATCCTAATGTGGATCTGACAATAAAAGATATAGCACCTATCACTATAGTGCCGCCGGTAACGAAAATAGAGAAGGCACAGTCAATTTCACTGCCGAATATAACAGCGCCTACAATGACAGCACCGGGGATGAATCTTAGTGTGAGCCCGACAGTTAATATAACACCGCCGAGCGTGAACTTTTCATTTGCTGCGGGACATAATGCAGGAGCACCTCCGGGACCGCTTGCAGGTACTACAAATGAAAGCGTGGCACCAAAAGCCAATGGAATTTTAACTACAGCAGATTTTAGTAAAACAGTATTAGAGTCAACAAATTCTGTATGGAGATTCTATTCAGTTTCAACAGGGGCAGGTCAGTCTAAAATAATAGCGTCTGATGTAGTGCTTACAGCCCGTAATGAAAAAGACGGAAACGGGTATTTTACATTTGAAAACAGCCCGGGTGCAACTATGATATCGATACTCGGAACTGTGACAATTCTTCCAAACTCTCAGACTAACTATGTAGTAGGGGATACAGTGGACGGAGATGCAAGAGCAACAACATATAACGGCGGAACAATGAATATATTCGCCGCTCAGACACATAAAACACTGAATGCAGCTACTGATACTCCGTCAGGCGGGGGAGCCATGATGTATATCCCGACAAATCACACTGAACCAAACCAGATTATACCAGGTGTCAATTCAAATAAATATCTGGTAAACGGTGAAAACGGAACAATACACATAAAAGGTTTCGGGAACTATGGTGTAATGAATGTAGATATGGATCATACGGTACGCGGATATGGAAGCGGTGCAGGTCATATCAATGACAGATTCAGTGACCCTGCAAATCCGGGGAAATTTATCCCTAACGCAAACGGTGAAGTTGATATCAATATAATACTGAATCAGGGAACTGTATTAGTAGAAAAAACTCAGGGAGCAGGAGGCTTTGACAGTCAGTACGGTAACGTGGCACTAAGTGCATTTGCACAGGAAAAACCGCTGCCAACAAGTGCTGTATTTAATAATTATCTGGGAATGATATTTGACAATACGACCTTTATGTATAATGACGGAAGTATAAAATCTGTAAGCGGTAACAACATGCTCATGCAGCATAAGGGGAGCGGGCAGATGATAAATAACGGTGTTCTGGATATAGAATCAGGACAGACAATAGGAATGATAAGAGAAAATATAGGTCACAGAGGGTATACGGTAACTACATCCAATACCGTTACAAGTCATACGATCTGGGATGCCGCTAACTCAAGGGCAAGAGCTGTAAATGACGGTATTATCAATATAGCCGCTTCTGCTAAAGACGTTCTGGGAATGAAAGGAATGGGCTATGACGGAAACGGAATTAATGATAACGTAAACAGCAGAGTTTTGATATATAATGCAGAATCTAAAGTAACAGTGGAAAACGGGGACGGTGTTCTAAACGGTATTGATATTGATGAGGACGGCGGTGTAAGCGGTTCTCACAAAATAGATATAGACAGAAGCAACGTAAATTCTTACGGTGCAAATATGGGCGGACTGGTACCTAATCTGAAAGAAACTCTGGATGAAAGTAAAACAGTAACTTTCACATTAAACAGCAAGACATATACAACAAAAGACGGTGTAATATTTGTAGGCGGAAAAAATGCCGCAGGTCTTTATGCAGAAACTAAAAATGCTCTTAGAACAAGCGGATTCAGTGGAAATGGTATCAATAACCCGAATTCTTCGGCATTACCTGATGCATCACATATAGATTACGCAAAGGCAATAAATAACATAGACGGAAAAATATTTGTCTATGCTTCCGGGAATGCAAGCGGGAACTATTCTATAGGAATAGCAGGACAATATGCGTCACTGGATAATAAAGGAGACATATTTCTCGGACTGCTTCCTCAGGCAGGAGCAATTACCGGAAAAGGAAGCACTGTAAATACAGAAGGAGGAGTATCTTCTGCACAGGAACAGTATATAGGAATATACGGGAACGGAAGCAGTGTATATAACACCGGATATATCAGCGATAAAGCAAGCAGCGGCAGTAAGGCAAATTATTCAATTAACGGAATAGGAATATTCGCAGAAAAGAAAGCAATAGCCAACGGAAGCGCGGGATATATAGCAAATAACGGGGAAATAATACTGGGAACAGGCGGAAAAGGAGTAGCGGGAGTAGGAATATCTGCTTCTGATATGATAACTTTAATATCAGGCGGTAACATAGAGGTAAGAAGTACTGCAGCTAATATGGGAGTAGGAGTCTACGGATCTTATGCAGATTCTGATAAAACAGATTCGGTAATATCAAAAACAGGTATTTCTGGTAATCTGAATATACTGGGCGAAAGAGCCATAGGAGTATATTTTAAAAATGGAAAAGCAAATGTTCATGATATGAATATAACAGGGACAGATACAGTAACTCCCGATGAAGTGGACAAAGCATTTGGCGTAGCAGTGGAATCATCTGATCTGAAGATCGGCAATAAAGTAAAAATAGAGCTGAAAGGTGAAGATAATATAGGAATTTACGGAAAAATCCTGACATACACAGATGCAATAACAAGTGCCAGCCGTTCTGATTATATTGATATAGCTCTTGGTTCGGGTGGAATAGGAATATATCTTGAGGATATAACGAATAATTCACTGGTAAAAGTAAATAATATAGTGACAGGAAATAGTACCGCAACGCGGAATTCCGGAGGAATAGCACTGAAAAGTACTACAAACAGAGCAGAAATAAATGCAGGAAATATAACAATAGGAAGTGCAGAAGCTGCCGGCGAAGGTTTTGGTATATTCGTAGAGGGAGCCTCGGCACAGGATAGTAAAATTACTGCTGGGAATATTACCGTAAACCAAAAATCAGGAATTGGTGTTTTTGGGAAAAATGTTAAAGAAATAACAGCAGGAAATATCAAAGCAGGAAAAACAGGTGTTTATCAAGAAAGCAGCAGTACTACAGCAGGAAAGCTGTCTGCAGGAAGCATATCACTGATTGGTAATGAAGACAGCATGATAGGTGTTTACACTAATGGAAGCAGTGCGGCAGTTGATACAGAAATTGCAGGTCTGGACATGCAGAATGCAAAAAATGATTCAACAGGAATATATATAGGAAGCGGAAGCTTTAAAAATACAGGCAGTATAAATATAAAAGCTCTGGACAGCTCATTCGGTATCTATATAAAAGGAGTAACAGGGCATAATACTGTAGACTTTGGTACAGGAAGTAGAACTGTAAATCTCGGTAATGACAGTATAGGTCTTTATCTGAAAAATTCCCAGGTGTCAAATATGATTACTGATATTACAATAGGAGATACTACAGGAGCACCGGGAACACAGGCCGGGGTTGGGATGTTTCTTGAGGATACTGCAGTAACCGGAGCAGTTAATACAAACATAATATCCGGAAATAAAACAGTAGCTGCGTATTTTGGAGCTAATACTGGAAATATAACATATAACGGAAATGTACAGGTAGGAGAAAATTCACTCGGTATATATAAAAACGGAGGAACATTAACAAGAGATCCAAGTAAGACTACAATCTTTTCCGGAAGTGCCAATACAGAATCAATAGGATATTATCTGGAAAATTCAGTTTTGGATTACTCGTCAAATGCACTGACAGCCGGTACTCTTACTATGAATAACGGAATAGCATTTCTTCTGAAAGGAGCAGGCTCACAGGTAACAGTAAACGGAGTACCAATAACAAACAGTGATCTTGACAAGCTGGGGCTTGATCCTAAAGTAGAAAGATTTGTTTATTCAGATAAACAGGAAATAATAACAGAGGATGTAACTCTTGATCCTTCGGTAAGACATTACGGATACCATGCAGTAAACGGAAGAATAGAACTGAACGGAAATATTTATACAAATAACAATATTCTGGGGACCTATGGAATACTGGCTCAGGGAAGATACGGAAGCGGAACGGAGGAAATATTCATATCAGGCGGGAAAACAATAGATATGACTAATTCGACAGGAAGCATAGGAGTAGAAGTACTTGAAGGAGCCAGAGTAAAAAATAACGGAACAATAAAGGCAGGAAAATCAAGCAGTACAAGCTCTGGAATAGGAATACTTGCGGAAAGTACGGCTTTGTTAACGGCAGAAGCAGAAAATACAGGAACGGGAGTAATAGAAGTACTGGATTCAGGAATAGGAATATATCTGGATTCGGCAGAATTAGGAGGGAATATATTAAATAACGGTATCATCCGTTCTACAGAAAATAATACCCTTGGAATATATTCAAAATTATCATCGTCAGGAGTAGTAAATTCGGTACCGGCAGCAACATTGACAAATAACGGGGATATACTTCTGAAGAATGACAGTTTTGGGATATTTGCCGAAAACAGCAATATAAATAATTCCGGAAATATAACAGTGGGAGATACTGTGTCTGGAAGCTCGGTAGCAGTATACGGAAGTAAAAAGTCCATAATAAATAATACAGGCGGAACGATAACAGCAGGAGAAAACGGACTTGGCTTTTATCTTGACAACAGTACTCTTAATATAACAGGTGGAAGCTTTAATACAGGAAAAGGAATACTGGTTTATGCGGCTAATGAATCAAGTGTAAATTATGCAGCAGGAAATACAGTATTAGGAGATAAAATAGGCTTCTATCTGGATAACAGTACAGCTGATTTTAATTCAAAAGAGTTTACGGTTCTTGATAATGGTGTAGGAATGTATGTTACCAATACACAGGCAGGGCCGGTACAGCAGTCGGCTGTAAAATCACTGGGAAAACTGATACTGGGCAGCAATGCTACCGGAATTTACCTGAAAAATGCCGATCTTGAACCTGTTACAATAGGAATGACAAATTACACACTTGGCGGAGCCATAGAAATAAACGGAACTAATTCCGCAGCAATAATGGGAGTTAATTCAAATATAGAAAATACAAGTAATATAAGCTCATCAGCTTCATTAAATAAAGGGATAGTACTGAAAGCAGATGACAGTAACACTTACAGCCTGAAAAACAGCAGTAATATAAGTCTTTTAAGTGATAAGTCAATAGGAATATACGGAACAACACAAACAGGAAATATAAATATAGATAACACCGGAACAATAAACCTTGGAAATACAGGATCTATAGCAGATGCATCAGTGGGAATATACGGTACGGCAGGAGTAAATATTACCAATAACGGAACAATAACAGGGGGAACAAATACTGTAGGATTATATTCAAACGGAGGAACTCTGATTAATAATACAGGAATAACTCTGTCACATGGTTCAGTGGGAGTATATGCTTCGGGCGGAACAGCAGATATAAACCTTGGCTCATCAGTAACAGTGGGAGATAACGGAGCTGTGGCGCTGTATGCCAATAACGGGGCAGTACTAATAAACTACTCATCAAATATATCAGCAGGAACAGACAGTGTAATAGGTTATGCCAAGGACAGCGGAACAAAGCTTGATAACAGGGCAGCCTTATCAATACAGGAAGAGGGAGTAGGATTTTATACAAATAACGGGCATATAATAAATTCGGGAACTTTGAGTTCCGCAGGAAACGGGATAATTTATCTGTACGGGAATAACGGCACAATAGAAAATAACGGACAGATAAGCGGTTCTGCACACGGCTACGGAGTAGGAATATATGGAAGTAACTCGGATATAAAGAATACGGCAGCTATAGTACTGGGAGACTCACATATTCCGCATCCCAATGATTTAAGCAATAAAGACAACAGATTCTCTGTGGGAATATACGGGGAAGGAAGCAAGATAGATAACAGCAGTAATATAACAGTAGGAGAAAACGGAATAGGAATATACTCTTATGCACAGAGCGGAGATATCACAAACAGCGGTCAGATAACATCGACAAGAGATAAGGCAATAGGGATATTCTCGGAAGTAGGAAAGAACGGGAAAATAATAAACAGCGGATTAATAGATCTGGCTGGAAACAGTGTAATAGGAGTGGCAATAAATAAAGGCGGGACTCTAGATAACCTCGGAACTATAAAAGTAAGCGGAACAGAAAGTATAGCAGTACTTGCAGAAAGCGGTTCAGTAGTAAATAACTACAATACAATAGATGTATCAGGGACTAATTCGGTAGCAGTGGTATTAAAGGATAAATCTGCTTTTATAAACCATCCGGGAGCAACATTAATACTTGGTTCAGGAAGTCTCGGAATACTGACTGATTCCACAAGTACATCAAATATAGCTTCAGGCTCATTATCTGATACTTCGATAACATTGCCGTCACTGGCGTCAGTACCGATTTATGAACCGCCTCAAATAATAAATTCCGGAATAATAAAGGTGGAAGGAAACTTTGAAGTACCGTATGACGGTGTGGTAAAGGTAAAAGTAGACCCAGATTCGGTAAGAGAACTGACACATGCGGAAAAAGTATCATCAGGGTACGATCTTTTGGAACTTGAAAATGTAATTATGATATCAAATGCAGTAAAATATGAGGCAGACAGCTTTAATGTAAAAGATGTAACAGTAACGCCTGATTTTACGGAAGGAACTAATGCACTTACGTATAAGCTTGAAAATGTATTCATGCCAAGAGTGTCAAATGCAGGAGTAACATCAGGAATAGCAAGTGTATACAGTGAATCATATACATGGGATGCGATACCGGTAACGAATGCAGACGGAAATGTAGATATCTGGATGAAAAAGATAGCGTACAAAGATCTGATGGAAGGCGAATGGTATGAAGATTTCGGAGCGGCAATGGATGAAAAGTATGCAGGATCAACAGGAGATGCAGGAAAGATATTTGATAAAATAGACAGAATAACAAACGGAACTGATTTTGAAAGAATAATGGAAAGTCTCGGCGGTAATATATATGCAAATATAAATGAGAGAGAAGATGATATAGCAAGAGCATTTGAAAACTCATTGAGTCTGCTGCAGAATTCACATAATAATACAAAAGAAAATGTGAAAATAAACGTAATAGCAGGGAAAGGTAAAACTACAGAGGATACTCCGGGAGTAACAGGCTATAATTATGAAATGGTCGGAGTTCTTGCTCTGAGAGAAGTAGAGAGAACTTACAAGCATACATTCGGTTATTCACTCGGATATGTGCATACAGATTTTGAATTCAAAGACGGCATGAGCAGTGAAGAACTGGTAGATACATTACAGATAGGCGGACACAGCAAATATAAGTCTAATGACTGGATATTAAGAAATGATCTTACTGGAAGAGCAAGTTTTCATAATATTGACAGAAATATAAACTGGCCTTCACCATACGGAAGATCAGAGATAAACGGTTCATATGAAACATACAGTATAACAAGCAATAATACATTCGGCAGAGAACTCAGCATAGGAAAGAATTCAAGTGTTACACCATACGGAGGTCTGAGAGTAATGTATGTGACAAGACCGGACTTTGAAGAAAAAGGACTTGAGAGACTGGAAGTAGAAGGAAATGATGCATGGAGTGTAAAACCTAAACTGGGAGTGGAACTAAAAACAGCAATACCTTTAGGCAGCTCAAATGCATGGAAAATAAAAGGGGCACTTGATCTTGGCTATGAGTATGAGCTGGCAAATCTTAACGAAAGAGAAAAAGCAAGACTTGTAGCAATAGAAGACGGTTATCATAAACTGGCAGAGCCTGATGATGAAAAAGGAGCTTTCAGGGGAGGAGTAAGCATCGGGGTAGAAGTAGAGGACAGATACGGCATATTCTTAACAGGAGAATATAAAGCAGGAAATGATAAACAGAATGATTACAGGGCAGGAGTGACTTTGAAGGCAGTGTTCTAA
- a CDS encoding PTS sugar transporter subunit IIA — translation MILENNQIFLDEKLSNKDNVMLFIAEKSKLLGITDNEKEIYNKLWEREKEYPTAVQDLIAVPHVKSDLIKTAKLLFIRLTEAVDWDSPDGFKVKSVFVILVPEKDAGQKHLEILSKVAVSLLEEDFQSMILNMKTGDELIKYIKENLDGDLL, via the coding sequence TTGATTTTAGAAAATAATCAGATTTTTTTGGATGAAAAATTAAGTAATAAAGATAATGTTATGTTATTTATAGCCGAAAAATCAAAATTACTCGGAATAACAGATAATGAAAAAGAGATTTATAACAAGTTATGGGAAAGAGAAAAGGAATACCCTACAGCTGTACAGGATCTTATAGCAGTTCCCCACGTAAAAAGTGATCTGATAAAGACGGCAAAACTTTTGTTTATAAGACTTACAGAAGCTGTAGACTGGGATTCGCCTGACGGATTCAAAGTAAAATCTGTTTTTGTTATATTGGTACCTGAAAAAGATGCCGGGCAGAAACATCTGGAAATACTTTCTAAAGTGGCAGTAAGTCTGCTTGAAGAGGATTTTCAGAGTATGATTCTGAATATGAAAACCGGTGATGAATTAATAAAATATATAAAAGAAAATTTGGATGGTGATTTATTATGA
- a CDS encoding PTS fructose transporter subunit IIB — translation MKIVGVTSCIAGLAHTPMAAKALEKAGAKLGHDVRMEQQGAMGKVNEITESEIKSADLVLIAADKVVEDEDRFAGKQIVRVKIGQCVSNAEGVLKKIVEAMEKRK, via the coding sequence ATGAAAATAGTCGGAGTAACTTCATGCATTGCAGGACTGGCACATACTCCCATGGCTGCAAAAGCTCTGGAAAAAGCCGGAGCAAAGCTGGGACATGATGTGAGAATGGAACAGCAGGGTGCAATGGGAAAAGTAAACGAGATTACAGAAAGTGAGATTAAATCAGCAGATCTTGTACTTATTGCAGCAGATAAGGTAGTAGAGGATGAGGACAGATTCGCCGGGAAACAAATTGTACGTGTAAAAATCGGACAATGTGTATCTAATGCCGAAGGTGTATTAAAAAAAATCGTTGAAGCTATGGAGAAAAGAAAATAA
- a CDS encoding PTS fructose transporter subunit IIC: MKKKLYEARDHLMGGISYALPVIIGGSLVVAVAKIIGFAGGVSNLDDYAQAGGFFHYVWMFQNVGWSAIGLLNLVLSGYIAYSIAGKPALAAGFVGGVLASTTNAGFLGAVVTGFFAGWITNKIKNNVKIKGAAASSVPLIILPLLTIGLTGILMALILGGPLGWINTSLLNWVTKMSENNTNVVILAVILGAMIGFDLGGPVNKAAWMAGNALFMSGVYLPSILVNVAIWIPPLGYGLATLIKKKNFSETFKEAGSGAVIMGVIGITEGAIPFTLQSPGKLIPLNVIACAAGTAIAALLGIYVKMPPIGGMYGFFSVGNGWAYLVGGISGALIIGFGANFLVDFTEKDNGAVAETVSEEIELSFD, from the coding sequence ATGAAAAAGAAACTTTATGAGGCAAGAGACCACCTCATGGGAGGCATTTCCTATGCACTTCCCGTAATTATAGGCGGTTCATTAGTTGTGGCAGTAGCAAAGATAATAGGATTTGCCGGCGGAGTGAGTAACCTTGATGATTACGCACAAGCAGGAGGTTTTTTTCACTATGTCTGGATGTTCCAGAATGTAGGCTGGAGTGCAATAGGACTCCTTAACTTAGTTCTTTCAGGATATATTGCTTATTCAATAGCCGGAAAGCCCGCACTTGCAGCTGGTTTTGTAGGCGGTGTACTGGCAAGCACTACAAATGCAGGATTTCTTGGAGCAGTAGTAACTGGTTTTTTCGCAGGATGGATCACTAATAAAATAAAAAATAATGTTAAAATAAAAGGTGCTGCTGCAAGTTCCGTTCCTCTTATTATTCTTCCCCTGCTTACAATCGGACTGACCGGCATTCTGATGGCTTTGATATTAGGCGGTCCTTTAGGCTGGATCAATACTTCCCTTCTGAACTGGGTTACAAAAATGTCGGAAAATAATACAAATGTCGTTATTCTGGCGGTAATACTCGGAGCAATGATAGGCTTTGACCTTGGAGGTCCTGTAAATAAAGCAGCATGGATGGCAGGAAATGCTTTATTCATGAGCGGTGTCTATCTTCCTTCTATTTTAGTCAATGTAGCAATATGGATTCCGCCTTTGGGTTACGGACTTGCCACACTCATAAAAAAGAAAAACTTTTCCGAGACATTTAAAGAAGCAGGCAGCGGTGCTGTTATTATGGGAGTAATCGGTATTACCGAAGGTGCTATCCCTTTTACACTCCAAAGTCCCGGCAAGCTGATTCCGTTAAATGTCATAGCATGTGCAGCAGGAACTGCGATTGCTGCTTTACTCGGAATATATGTAAAAATGCCTCCTATAGGCGGAATGTATGGATTTTTCAGTGTAGGTAACGGATGGGCGTATCTTGTCGGCGGAATATCAGGGGCTTTAATAATAGGCTTTGGTGCTAATTTTCTTGTAGACTTTACAGAAAAAGACAATGGAGCTGTCGCTGAAACTGTTTCAGAAGAGATAGAACTCAGCTTTGATTAA